The proteins below are encoded in one region of Tomitella fengzijianii:
- the serC gene encoding phosphoserine transaminase: MADPTALIIPDDLKPADGRFGCGPSKVRPEQLHTLVEVGAAVMGTSHRKAPVKDVVARIRGGLRDLFSLPDGYEVVLGNGGSTAFWDAAAFGLIRERSLHLSYGEFSSKFAKVAAGNPFIGDPIVVESDFGSAPTPTADPSADLIAWAHNETSTGVALPVRRPEGAGDALVAIDATSGAGGLPVDITQADVYYFAPQKSFAADGGLWIAIMSPAAIARVEEIKASGRWTPEFLSLPVAVDNSRKDQTYNTPALATLLLLADQIEWMNAGGGLDWTTARTADSSARLYSWAEASGFATPYVTDTALRSQVVGTIDFNDDVDAATVAKVLRANGIVDTESYRKLGRNQLRIGMFPAIDPDDVTRLTQCIDWVAAKL; encoded by the coding sequence ATGGCCGACCCCACCGCCCTGATCATTCCGGACGATCTCAAGCCTGCAGACGGCCGATTCGGCTGCGGGCCGTCCAAGGTCCGCCCGGAGCAGCTGCACACGCTCGTCGAGGTGGGTGCCGCGGTCATGGGCACCAGCCACCGCAAGGCCCCGGTAAAGGACGTGGTCGCCCGCATCCGCGGCGGCCTGCGCGACCTGTTCTCCCTGCCCGACGGCTACGAGGTGGTCCTCGGCAATGGCGGTTCCACCGCGTTCTGGGATGCCGCTGCCTTCGGCCTGATCCGCGAGCGCTCGCTGCACCTGAGCTACGGCGAGTTCAGCTCGAAGTTCGCCAAGGTGGCCGCGGGCAACCCCTTCATCGGCGACCCGATCGTGGTCGAGTCGGACTTCGGCTCGGCGCCGACGCCGACCGCCGACCCGTCGGCCGACCTCATCGCCTGGGCGCACAATGAGACCTCCACGGGCGTCGCCCTGCCGGTCCGGCGCCCCGAGGGCGCGGGCGACGCGCTCGTCGCCATCGACGCGACCTCCGGCGCCGGCGGCCTGCCCGTGGACATCACCCAGGCCGACGTCTACTACTTCGCGCCGCAGAAGTCCTTCGCCGCAGACGGCGGGCTGTGGATCGCGATCATGAGTCCGGCCGCGATCGCCCGCGTCGAGGAGATCAAGGCCTCGGGCCGATGGACCCCGGAGTTCCTGTCGCTCCCCGTGGCCGTGGACAACAGCCGCAAGGACCAGACGTACAACACTCCCGCACTGGCGACGCTGCTGCTGCTCGCCGATCAGATCGAGTGGATGAACGCCGGCGGCGGCCTGGACTGGACGACCGCGCGGACCGCCGATTCCTCCGCGCGCCTGTACTCGTGGGCCGAGGCCAGCGGGTTCGCGACGCCGTACGTCACCGACACCGCACTGCGGTCGCAGGTCGTGGGCACCATCGACTTCAACGATGACGTGGACGCCGCCACCGTCGCGAAGGTGCTGCGCGCCAACGGGATCGTCGACACCGAGTCGTACCGCAAGCTCGGACGCAACCAGCTCCGCATCGGCATGTTCCCGGCCATCGACCCCGACGACGTCACGCGCCTGACGCAGTGCATCGACTGGGTCGCCGCCAAACTCTGA
- a CDS encoding citrate synthase 2 — protein MPTAADLPEGFSEGLEGVTAFTTEIAEPDKDGGHLRYRGVDIDDLVSRKITFGHAWALLVDGRFGPGLPPAEPFPLPIHTGDVRVDVQAGLAMLAPIWGFDPLLDTTDEDAREQLARASVMALSYVAQSARGIYQPAVPQTVIDECSTITERFMVRWKGDPDPRHVRAVDAYWVSAAEHGMNASTFTARVIASTGADVAASLSGAVGAMSGPLHGGAPARVLPMIEETERTDDPRGLVKGILDRGERLMGFGHRVYRAEDPRARVLRATAKELDAPRYEAAAALEQAALAELRERRPDRAIATNVEFWAAVMLDFAEVPPQMMPAMFTCARTAGWCAHIMEQKRLGKLVRPAALYVGPGPRGPESVEGWAEVFGG, from the coding sequence ATGCCGACCGCAGCCGACCTCCCCGAGGGCTTCTCCGAGGGCCTCGAGGGAGTCACCGCCTTCACCACGGAGATCGCCGAGCCGGACAAGGACGGCGGTCACCTGCGGTACCGGGGAGTCGACATCGACGACCTCGTCTCCCGCAAGATCACCTTCGGGCACGCCTGGGCGCTGCTCGTCGACGGCAGGTTCGGCCCCGGCCTCCCTCCGGCCGAGCCGTTCCCCTTGCCCATCCACACCGGCGACGTGCGGGTCGACGTGCAGGCCGGCCTGGCGATGCTGGCACCGATCTGGGGCTTCGACCCGCTGCTGGACACCACGGACGAGGACGCACGCGAACAGCTCGCCCGCGCATCGGTGATGGCCCTGTCCTACGTGGCCCAGTCGGCCCGCGGCATCTACCAGCCTGCCGTCCCGCAGACGGTGATCGACGAGTGCTCGACCATCACCGAGCGGTTCATGGTCCGTTGGAAGGGCGATCCGGACCCCCGCCACGTCCGCGCCGTCGACGCCTACTGGGTGTCCGCCGCCGAGCACGGCATGAACGCGTCGACCTTCACCGCGCGGGTCATCGCCTCGACGGGCGCGGACGTGGCCGCATCGCTGTCGGGTGCGGTGGGCGCCATGTCCGGCCCTCTGCACGGAGGCGCCCCTGCCCGGGTGCTGCCGATGATCGAGGAGACGGAACGCACCGACGACCCCCGCGGGCTGGTCAAGGGGATCCTGGACCGCGGCGAACGGCTCATGGGGTTCGGACACCGCGTCTACCGCGCCGAGGACCCGCGCGCCCGCGTGCTGCGTGCCACCGCGAAGGAGCTCGACGCGCCCCGCTACGAGGCCGCGGCGGCACTGGAGCAGGCCGCTCTTGCCGAACTGAGGGAGCGCCGTCCGGACCGCGCCATCGCCACCAACGTGGAGTTCTGGGCGGCGGTCATGCTGGACTTCGCCGAGGTCCCGCCGCAGATGATGCCCGCCATGTTCACCTGTGCCCGCACAGCGGGATGGTGCGCGCACATCATGGAGCAGAAGCGGCTGGGCAAGCTGGTGCGTCCGGCGGCGCTGTACGTGGGCCCCGGCCCGCGCGGGCCGGAGTCCGTCGAGGGCTGGGCCGAGGTCTTCGGCGGCTGA
- a CDS encoding citrate synthase — translation MSAENDQKAVLSYPGGEQPLGVVRAAEGNDGVALGSLLADTGFVTLDAGFVNTASCSSAITYIDGGNGILRYRGYPIEQLAQNSTFIEVSYLLIYGELPSAAQLETFTEQIRRHTLLHEDLKRFFDGFPRNAHPMPVVSSAVNALSAYYQDSLDPGDPEQVELSTIRLLAKLPTIAAYAFKKSVGQPFLYPDNSMGLVENFLRMTFGLPAEPYDLDPEIAAALDMLLILHADHEQNCSTSTVRLVGSSNANLFTSISGGINALWGPLHGGANQAVLEMLDEIHAAGGDTKDFMRRVKNKEDGVKLMGFGHRVYKNYDPRAAIVKQTADKILDKLAPDDELLGIAKGLEEVALNDDYFIERKLYPNVDFYTGLIYRAMGFPPRMFTVLFALGRLPGWIAHWREMHNDPATKIGRPRQIYTGHTSRDYVDLSQRS, via the coding sequence GTGTCTGCTGAGAATGACCAGAAAGCCGTACTCAGCTATCCGGGCGGTGAGCAGCCCCTGGGGGTTGTGCGTGCGGCCGAGGGCAACGACGGCGTCGCGCTCGGCTCGCTGCTGGCGGACACCGGCTTCGTCACGCTGGACGCCGGGTTCGTCAACACCGCCTCGTGCTCGTCGGCGATCACCTACATCGACGGCGGCAACGGGATCCTCCGATACCGCGGCTACCCCATCGAGCAGCTCGCGCAGAACTCCACGTTCATCGAGGTCAGCTACCTTCTGATCTACGGCGAGCTGCCGTCCGCCGCCCAGCTCGAGACCTTCACCGAGCAGATTCGCCGGCACACGCTGCTGCACGAGGACCTCAAGCGGTTCTTCGACGGATTCCCGCGCAACGCCCATCCCATGCCGGTGGTCTCCAGCGCGGTGAACGCCCTCTCCGCGTACTACCAGGACTCGCTCGACCCCGGCGATCCCGAGCAGGTCGAGCTGTCCACCATCCGGCTGCTGGCCAAGCTGCCGACCATCGCCGCGTACGCCTTCAAGAAGTCGGTGGGCCAGCCCTTCCTGTACCCGGACAACTCGATGGGGCTGGTCGAGAACTTCCTGCGGATGACCTTCGGCCTTCCGGCGGAGCCGTACGACCTCGATCCGGAGATCGCGGCGGCCCTGGACATGCTGCTGATCCTGCACGCCGACCACGAGCAGAACTGCTCCACGTCGACGGTCCGCCTGGTGGGGTCGTCCAACGCCAACCTGTTCACCTCGATCTCCGGCGGGATCAACGCCCTGTGGGGCCCGCTGCACGGCGGCGCCAACCAAGCGGTGCTCGAGATGCTCGACGAGATCCATGCCGCGGGCGGGGACACCAAGGACTTCATGCGCCGCGTGAAGAACAAGGAAGACGGCGTGAAGCTCATGGGCTTCGGCCACCGCGTGTACAAGAACTACGATCCGCGCGCGGCGATCGTCAAGCAGACCGCGGACAAGATCCTAGACAAGCTGGCGCCGGACGACGAGCTCCTCGGCATCGCCAAGGGCCTCGAAGAGGTGGCGCTGAACGACGACTACTTCATCGAGCGCAAGCTGTACCCGAACGTCGATTTCTACACCGGCCTGATCTACCGGGCGATGGGCTTCCCGCCGCGCATGTTCACGGTGCTGTTCGCGCTGGGCCGCCTGCCGGGCTGGATCGCCCACTGGCGGGAGATGCACAACGACCCGGCCACCAAGATCGGCCGTCCCCGCCAGATCTACACCGGCCACACGTCCCGCGATTACGTGGACCTTTCGCAGCGGTCGTAA
- a CDS encoding FKBP-type peptidyl-prolyl cis-trans isomerase, with product MTKPVVEYPEGPPPNDLVVEDIVVGDGPEAQAGDIVDVHYVGVEYDSGEEFDSSWSRGESIRFPLRGLIKGWQDGIPGMRVGGRRQLTIPPELGYGPAGAGHQLSGRALVFVIDLLGVRTPDDAEE from the coding sequence ATGACCAAGCCAGTGGTCGAGTACCCGGAGGGGCCCCCGCCGAACGACTTGGTCGTCGAGGACATCGTCGTCGGTGACGGTCCCGAGGCCCAGGCCGGCGACATCGTCGACGTCCACTACGTGGGCGTCGAGTACGACTCCGGCGAGGAGTTCGATTCGTCCTGGAGCCGCGGAGAGTCGATCCGCTTCCCGCTGCGCGGGCTCATCAAGGGCTGGCAGGACGGCATCCCCGGAATGCGGGTAGGCGGTCGACGTCAGCTGACCATCCCGCCGGAGCTGGGCTACGGGCCGGCGGGGGCGGGCCACCAGCTCTCCGGCCGGGCCTTGGTGTTCGTCATCGATCTGCTCGGTGTGCGCACACCGGACGACGCCGAGGAGTAG
- a CDS encoding DsbA family protein yields MDPQPDDNPDRRTARESPPVAAAGLTRRRIEYAAFAVVVVIAVVLGIVLFTGQGEDDATAAGANPASISDEDRASADGGVGPLGDLARRTEGDALAMGAVDAPVVLVEFADYRCPFCAKFSQDIKPELIDRYVDSGQLRIEWRDLPIYGEESARAARAGRAAAAQGRFWEFNSALYAAAPESGHAEMSPERLRGFAVDAGVPDIDRFMAQMNSDDFEALLHVDTMTAQRLGIPATPAFSVNGHPILGAQPIDTFTSMIDRLLAEQ; encoded by the coding sequence ATGGACCCGCAGCCGGACGACAATCCTGACCGCCGCACTGCACGGGAGTCCCCTCCTGTTGCCGCGGCCGGACTTACGCGCAGGCGGATCGAGTACGCCGCCTTCGCCGTCGTCGTGGTCATCGCAGTGGTTCTGGGGATCGTCCTGTTCACCGGACAGGGCGAGGACGACGCGACCGCTGCGGGGGCGAACCCGGCATCGATCTCGGACGAGGACCGGGCATCCGCGGACGGCGGGGTCGGGCCGCTCGGCGATCTGGCTCGCAGGACCGAGGGAGACGCCCTCGCCATGGGGGCCGTCGACGCGCCGGTCGTCCTGGTGGAGTTCGCAGACTACCGTTGCCCGTTCTGCGCGAAGTTCAGCCAGGACATCAAGCCGGAGCTCATCGACCGGTACGTGGACAGCGGTCAGCTCCGGATCGAATGGCGGGATCTGCCCATCTACGGTGAGGAGTCCGCCCGTGCGGCACGCGCCGGGCGGGCCGCTGCCGCTCAGGGTCGCTTCTGGGAGTTCAACTCCGCCCTCTACGCCGCCGCACCGGAGTCCGGCCACGCAGAGATGAGCCCGGAGCGCCTCCGCGGCTTCGCCGTCGACGCCGGGGTGCCGGACATCGACCGGTTCATGGCGCAGATGAACAGTGACGATTTCGAAGCTCTGCTGCACGTCGACACGATGACGGCGCAGCGGCTCGGAATCCCCGCCACGCCCGCATTCTCCGTCAACGGTCATCCGATCCTCGGCGCGCAGCCGATCGACACCTTCACCTCGATGATCGACAGGCTCCTGGCCGAGCAGTAG
- a CDS encoding M56 family metallopeptidase, producing MIAALGLLIATLVVGFGAPRYLSVTVAPGLHPRLALAAWTASMTLVLGALIAVPVSLMTKPGRTTFGAAHVCLQQLREDGTLPWLPAVEVATTAALGGLVLFVAVTVARRLRTRRTSEAKLLLEVNRLADSRTAHRGFPVLWVDADEPVCYSVGGAAPTIIASGHIRRLPTAERAAVLDHEAAHLHGRHHALVGLAEATAAALPFIPLFARAPDAVRTLVEFSADNRAAHSNGAGTVGAALLTVHEFAAGTPYAAPVAGLALSGDAVAARLCWLSACPDRGRRRWAAADYPLAVTVAVVPVVVSIASALTAAAIVCLRLSS from the coding sequence GTGATCGCCGCACTCGGCCTGCTGATCGCGACGCTCGTCGTCGGTTTCGGCGCGCCCCGATACCTGTCCGTCACGGTCGCGCCGGGGCTGCACCCACGCCTGGCGCTGGCCGCGTGGACAGCGTCGATGACGCTCGTGCTGGGCGCCCTGATCGCCGTCCCGGTGTCGTTGATGACCAAGCCGGGCCGCACCACCTTCGGCGCCGCCCACGTGTGCCTGCAGCAGTTGCGCGAGGACGGCACGCTCCCGTGGCTTCCCGCCGTGGAGGTTGCGACGACCGCCGCGCTCGGCGGGCTCGTGCTGTTCGTCGCGGTCACCGTGGCGCGCCGTCTGCGAACGCGCCGCACGTCCGAGGCCAAGCTGCTGCTCGAGGTGAATCGGCTCGCGGATTCCCGCACCGCGCACCGCGGGTTCCCCGTCCTGTGGGTCGATGCCGACGAGCCGGTCTGCTACAGCGTCGGCGGGGCGGCGCCGACGATCATCGCGAGCGGGCATATCCGCCGGTTGCCCACCGCCGAACGCGCCGCCGTACTCGACCATGAGGCGGCCCACCTGCATGGGCGGCACCACGCGCTGGTGGGGCTGGCGGAGGCGACGGCCGCCGCACTGCCGTTCATCCCGTTGTTCGCCCGGGCACCGGACGCCGTCCGCACGCTCGTCGAGTTCTCCGCGGACAATCGTGCCGCGCACAGCAATGGCGCAGGCACCGTCGGTGCCGCGCTCCTCACCGTGCATGAGTTCGCCGCGGGCACGCCGTATGCCGCGCCCGTGGCCGGGCTGGCACTGTCCGGTGATGCGGTGGCGGCACGACTGTGCTGGCTCAGCGCCTGCCCCGATCGCGGCCGCCGTCGCTGGGCGGCGGCGGACTACCCGCTCGCCGTCACCGTGGCCGTCGTGCCCGTGGTCGTTTCCATCGCATCGGCGCTCACCGCTGCGGCCATAGTGTGCCTGCGCCTGAGCTCCTGA
- a CDS encoding BlaI/MecI/CopY family transcriptional regulator — MVRLGELESAVMQVLWASTEPLRVRQVLERLDAPRTHAYTTVMTVLDNLHGKGMADRTRDGRAFLYRAAKSRPQYGAEMLREVLSSSGDPENVLLHFAQSATDEESAFLRSALRKAGRARPADTGRTAT; from the coding sequence ATGGTGAGGCTGGGCGAGCTCGAGTCGGCCGTCATGCAGGTTTTGTGGGCCAGCACTGAGCCGCTGCGGGTGCGCCAGGTTCTCGAGCGTCTCGACGCCCCCCGCACCCACGCCTACACCACGGTGATGACGGTCCTCGACAACCTGCACGGCAAGGGCATGGCGGACAGGACGCGCGACGGCCGCGCGTTCCTCTATCGTGCGGCCAAGTCCCGCCCGCAGTATGGCGCGGAGATGCTCCGTGAGGTGCTGTCCTCGAGTGGGGATCCGGAGAACGTGCTGCTGCACTTCGCGCAGTCCGCCACCGACGAGGAGTCGGCGTTCCTGCGCAGTGCCCTGCGCAAGGCCGGACGCGCCCGGCCCGCCGACACTGGACGGACTGCGACGTGA
- a CDS encoding GMC family oxidoreductase, producing the protein MAEQRFDYVVVGGGSAGAAVAVRLSEDPSVTVALIEAGPSDVGDDAILQLTRWPALLESGYDWDYLVEPQEHGNSFMRHARAKVLGGCSSHNSCIAFWPPAEDLDEWAADWGCTGWESEKTLPLVRGLENNDQPGDRHGHDGPVRIRNIAPEDPAGVAILEACAQAGIPTVQFNDGTVVKGAGFFQTNALDNGVRSSSSVSYLHPVMDTRANLSVLTGRWAKKLVIDDSKRCTGVQVLNPDLVRTDTIHADREVIVSAGAIDSPKLLMLSGIGPAAHLREVGVDVLVDSPGVGSHLQDHPEGVIQWDARKPMVTESLQWWEIGIFTNTVEGLDRPDLMFHFGNTPFDMHTVRQGYPTSENAFCLTPNVTKARSRGTVRLRSRDFRDKPRVDPRYFSDPYDMDIMTYGIKLAREIVAQPAMAEWAGMELFPGDAVRTDDEIADYITRTHNTVYHPTGSVPMGSPDDPGAPLDPQLRVKGVRGLRVADASIMPNIVAVNPNITTMMIGEKCAEMIRSDQ; encoded by the coding sequence ATGGCAGAGCAGCGTTTCGACTACGTCGTGGTCGGCGGCGGCAGCGCGGGCGCGGCGGTCGCGGTCCGGCTGAGCGAGGACCCGTCGGTGACTGTCGCGCTGATCGAGGCGGGCCCCAGCGACGTGGGCGACGACGCGATCCTGCAGCTCACCCGCTGGCCGGCGCTGCTCGAATCCGGCTACGACTGGGACTACCTGGTCGAGCCGCAGGAGCACGGCAACTCGTTCATGCGGCACGCGCGGGCGAAGGTGCTCGGCGGCTGCTCGTCCCACAACTCGTGCATCGCGTTCTGGCCGCCGGCCGAGGACCTCGACGAGTGGGCGGCCGACTGGGGCTGCACCGGCTGGGAATCCGAGAAGACGCTGCCGCTGGTGCGCGGGCTCGAGAACAACGACCAGCCCGGCGACCGCCACGGCCACGACGGCCCGGTGCGCATCCGCAACATCGCGCCCGAGGACCCGGCCGGGGTCGCCATCCTGGAGGCCTGCGCCCAGGCCGGCATCCCCACCGTCCAGTTCAACGACGGCACCGTGGTCAAGGGGGCCGGCTTCTTCCAGACGAACGCGCTGGACAACGGCGTACGCTCGTCGTCGTCCGTGTCCTACCTGCACCCCGTCATGGACACGCGTGCCAATCTGTCGGTGCTCACCGGCCGGTGGGCCAAGAAGCTCGTCATCGACGACAGCAAGCGCTGCACCGGGGTCCAGGTGCTGAACCCGGACCTCGTGCGCACCGACACCATCCACGCCGACCGCGAAGTCATCGTCTCGGCGGGCGCCATCGACTCGCCCAAGTTGCTGATGCTCTCCGGCATCGGCCCGGCCGCGCACCTGCGTGAGGTGGGCGTGGACGTGCTGGTGGACTCCCCCGGCGTCGGCTCGCACCTGCAGGACCACCCCGAGGGCGTCATCCAGTGGGACGCACGCAAGCCGATGGTCACCGAATCGCTGCAGTGGTGGGAAATCGGGATCTTCACGAACACCGTGGAGGGGCTGGACCGGCCGGACCTGATGTTCCACTTCGGCAACACCCCGTTCGACATGCACACAGTCCGGCAGGGATATCCGACGTCGGAGAACGCGTTCTGCCTGACCCCGAATGTGACGAAGGCACGCTCCCGCGGCACCGTCCGGCTGCGCAGCCGGGACTTCCGCGACAAGCCGAGGGTGGACCCCCGGTACTTCTCGGACCCGTACGACATGGACATCATGACCTACGGGATCAAGCTTGCGCGGGAGATCGTCGCGCAGCCCGCGATGGCCGAGTGGGCGGGCATGGAACTGTTCCCCGGCGATGCGGTGCGCACCGACGACGAGATCGCCGACTACATCACCCGCACCCACAACACCGTCTACCACCCGACGGGCTCCGTGCCGATGGGATCGCCGGACGATCCCGGCGCCCCGCTCGATCCACAGCTGCGGGTGAAGGGCGTACGCGGCCTCCGCGTCGCCGACGCGTCGATCATGCCGAACATCGTCGCCGTCAACCCCAACATCACGACGATGATGATCGGCGAGAAGTGCGCGGAGATGATCAGGAGCGACCAGTAG
- a CDS encoding aldehyde dehydrogenase family protein: MPSTLFIDGRWTAAADGGTREIHCPADGSPVGSVSEATREDTVAAIAAARSAFDEGGWSGTPAAERGALLLAVADVIGGTRKAEFARAESLDTGKRLVESEIDMDDIAASFRYFGRLAGQEAGRVVDPGIPDVASRIVHEPVGVCGMITPWNYPLLQVAWKVAPALAAGDTFVLKPSELTPHTAILLMDVLDGLGLPAGVGNLVLGAGATAGAPLSEHPDVDLVSFTGGLATGRVIAASAAPTVKKVALELGGKNPNVVFADADFDAAVDNALNAAFVHSGQVCSAGSRLIVEESIRDRFVDELVRRAQQIRLGGPFDEAAETGPLISAAHRDKVTAYVQAGIDEGAVLRCGGEWPAGALESGFYYTPTVLDACRSEMSVVQDEGFGPVVTVETFRTEDEAVAIANDTSYGLAAGVWSQDAGKTERVAARLRHGTVWINDFHPYLPQAEWGGYGMSGNGRELGPTGLAEYQETKHIYQNLRPAVTGWFPQH, from the coding sequence ATGCCATCGACATTGTTCATCGACGGCCGGTGGACCGCGGCAGCGGACGGCGGCACGCGGGAGATCCACTGCCCCGCCGACGGCAGCCCGGTGGGCTCGGTCAGCGAGGCCACCCGTGAGGACACGGTCGCCGCCATCGCCGCGGCCCGCAGCGCCTTCGACGAGGGCGGTTGGAGCGGGACGCCCGCCGCCGAGCGCGGGGCGCTGCTGCTCGCGGTGGCGGACGTCATCGGCGGCACGCGCAAGGCGGAATTCGCGCGCGCGGAATCGCTCGACACCGGCAAGCGGCTGGTGGAGAGCGAGATCGACATGGACGACATCGCGGCGAGCTTCCGCTACTTCGGCCGGCTCGCCGGCCAGGAGGCCGGCCGCGTGGTGGACCCGGGCATCCCCGACGTCGCGAGCCGGATCGTGCACGAGCCGGTGGGCGTGTGCGGGATGATCACCCCCTGGAACTATCCGCTGCTACAGGTGGCCTGGAAGGTCGCCCCGGCGCTGGCGGCGGGCGACACGTTCGTGCTCAAGCCCAGCGAGCTCACCCCGCACACCGCCATCCTCCTGATGGACGTGCTCGACGGGCTCGGGCTGCCGGCGGGCGTCGGCAACCTGGTGCTCGGCGCCGGCGCCACTGCGGGCGCGCCGCTGTCGGAGCATCCCGACGTGGACCTGGTCTCGTTCACCGGCGGGCTCGCCACCGGCCGTGTCATCGCCGCGTCCGCCGCCCCGACGGTGAAGAAGGTGGCGCTGGAGCTCGGCGGCAAGAACCCCAACGTGGTTTTCGCGGACGCCGACTTCGACGCCGCCGTCGACAACGCCCTCAACGCTGCGTTCGTGCACAGCGGGCAGGTGTGCTCCGCCGGATCCCGGCTCATCGTCGAGGAGTCGATCCGCGACCGGTTCGTCGACGAGCTCGTCCGCCGTGCGCAGCAGATCCGCCTTGGCGGCCCGTTCGACGAGGCCGCCGAGACCGGGCCGCTGATCTCCGCGGCGCACCGCGACAAGGTCACCGCCTACGTGCAGGCCGGCATCGACGAGGGCGCGGTGCTGCGCTGCGGCGGCGAGTGGCCCGCGGGCGCACTCGAATCCGGCTTCTACTACACGCCGACCGTGCTCGACGCATGCCGCTCGGAGATGTCCGTGGTGCAGGACGAGGGCTTCGGGCCCGTGGTCACCGTCGAGACGTTCCGCACCGAGGACGAGGCGGTGGCCATCGCCAACGACACCTCCTACGGGCTGGCCGCAGGCGTGTGGAGCCAGGATGCCGGCAAGACCGAACGCGTCGCCGCACGTCTGCGGCACGGCACCGTGTGGATCAACGACTTCCACCCGTACCTGCCGCAGGCCGAATGGGGCGGGTACGGCATGTCCGGAAACGGCCGCGAGCTGGGGCCCACCGGCCTGGCCGAGTACCAGGAGACCAAGCACATCTACCAGAACCTGCGGCCCGCCGTCACCGGCTGGTTCCCGCAGCACTGA